CATTGGAAAATCGTCGCCTCGCCGCCGCCGCTCGACATGGGGGGCAGGTCGTACCCGTAGCAATTTTGCGATGCGTAAAAAGTGCCGCCCATGAAACCGGTACAGGCTTGCGCTGAGGCTGCGCAGTCTCGCCCTTGATCGCCTCCGATTTCGATCACGAAATCAAGCGATTCGTCGGCCTCCACCGGGCAACTGCCGAGCGAAGGTTCGACCGCACAGGCTATCCCTGCATGGAACTCGCCAGGGCTTCCCAGCGGGCCTCCAACGCAATCTCCTTGAGCCCCGTCTTCGGTCCAACCTTCCCCCGAGTAGTGCTTGCATTCAAAAAGTCCGGAAAACGGATTCCGGTAATCGCAACTCCCGACTGAAGCCAAAGGTGGCGTCGTTGGTTCCGGCTCTGGCGCGGCGCTCGGTGTGGGCTGCGGATCCACGGGACCGACGACATTCGGGGAGGTCGAACTGGAGCCCCCGCAGCCGATGAACATGATTGTGACGAGCGTAATTGTGGAGATGCGACGCATAGATTGAGCCTCCCGTAAATCTGACAATTGCTTGTTTGACGCAAGCTAGCGCGATCTTGCCCGACGACCAAACGGTTCGGGCTTTTTCCGCTGAGCTCCGGTGGTCTGTGTTGAGATCACCAGCAATCCGAGTGTTTCCTTCCGAATAGAAGTCAGTCACGCGGGATGGGATGAGATCGACCGTCGAGGATCGTGCCCCAGATGTCGATGTCGCGGAGCCTCTCCGGGCCAACCGCGTAGGGATCTTCCTCGAGTACGGTGAAGTCCGCGCGCTTGCCCACCTCAATCGATCCGATCTCGTCTTCAAGCCCCAGGCTGCGAGCGCTCTCGCTGGTGATGGCGCGCAGCGCCGCGTTGCGTCCCAGTCGCCGCCTAGCGGCTCTGCCGCGGGCGGGAAGGCGAGTCGGAGACTGCTAATGGAGGACTCGGCTTGCCGAATACGGCATCATCGTTACTCGTGAGTCGATCCGCCCATGGTGCATCCGGATCGGAAACATTTATTTACGCAGATTGACACGAAAAGCACCGAGGCTAGGGCGACACCACTCTTGGTGGATGAAGTATTCACCGGTGTGCTGGACCATTCAAATTAATAGCAAGCAGCATTACCTGTGGCGGGCCGTAGATCAGGATGGAGACGTGGCTGATGTGTATAGTCAAGCAAGGCGTGATGGATCTGCAGCGAAGCGGTTCTTCAGGCAATGAATA
This genomic interval from Candidatus Binatia bacterium contains the following:
- a CDS encoding DDE-type integrase/transposase/recombinase, which produces MKYSPVCWTIQINSKQHYLWRAVDQDGDVADVYSQARRDGSAAKRFFRQ